From one Peredibacter starrii genomic stretch:
- a CDS encoding SDR family oxidoreductase encodes MKAYNGTIMVTGASGHLGQLVLDELLSKYKGKVIAGSRHVEKLQKFKNQGAEVRKVDFNQPEELEQSFENVDKLFIISTDSLAVPGERLRQHLAAVKAAKAAGVKHIVYTSLNNPDKVKIFFGPDHKGSEDAILASGLEYTILRNNWYMQNLDAGLKHALESGSLVTSTGAGKVGFISREDCAAVAVAALMNGDFQHSILDVTNEETVSYPEIAQMLKIKFIDVSKAEIEKAYAGMGLPPFVVDLFATYEESVKEQQLNIKNNIVRELTGKAPTTLQDYLKALK; translated from the coding sequence ATGAAAGCATATAATGGAACTATCATGGTAACGGGGGCCTCTGGCCATTTAGGTCAGTTGGTTCTGGATGAACTACTTTCAAAGTATAAAGGCAAAGTCATTGCTGGTTCACGCCATGTTGAGAAGCTACAGAAGTTTAAGAATCAGGGGGCCGAAGTCCGTAAGGTCGATTTCAATCAACCAGAGGAGTTGGAGCAATCATTTGAAAATGTTGATAAACTTTTTATCATCAGTACCGATTCTCTGGCCGTTCCTGGTGAAAGATTGCGCCAGCATTTAGCAGCAGTGAAAGCGGCCAAGGCAGCGGGTGTTAAGCACATTGTTTATACTTCTTTAAACAATCCGGACAAGGTTAAGATCTTTTTTGGTCCAGATCATAAAGGATCCGAGGACGCTATCCTGGCATCAGGCCTTGAGTACACCATTCTAAGAAATAATTGGTACATGCAAAACCTGGATGCGGGTCTGAAACATGCCTTGGAATCAGGTTCCTTAGTGACTTCTACCGGAGCGGGAAAAGTGGGATTTATCTCCCGTGAAGATTGTGCGGCTGTTGCAGTTGCGGCCCTAATGAATGGCGACTTCCAACACTCGATTCTAGATGTGACAAATGAAGAGACCGTCAGCTATCCGGAAATTGCACAGATGCTTAAAATTAAGTTCATCGATGTATCCAAAGCCGAAATCGAAAAGGCCTATGCCGGAATGGGACTTCCACCGTTTGTGGTTGATCTCTTTGCCACTTACGAAGAATCAGTGAAAGAGCAGCAGTTAAATATCAAAAATAATATTGTGAGAGAGCTGACAGGCAAGGCGCCCACAACTCTTCAAGATTATTTAAAGGCCCTAAAATGA
- a CDS encoding DoxX family protein, whose product MITNQKEDLAKLFLRFVVGGLMLFHGVHKLIHGYGHVGGMLNQAGLPEFIQHGVLVGEIVAPLLLIVGYKTRYSAILIIFTMLVAVGLAYHENIFTLNQYGGWMIELHVFFIVSSLAIILLGAGKYSFESSGVK is encoded by the coding sequence ATGATAACAAATCAAAAAGAAGATTTAGCGAAATTGTTCTTACGTTTTGTTGTTGGTGGGCTCATGCTTTTCCATGGAGTGCATAAACTGATTCATGGTTATGGTCATGTGGGAGGGATGCTGAATCAAGCGGGCCTTCCGGAATTTATCCAGCACGGTGTTTTAGTGGGAGAGATAGTTGCTCCACTTTTACTCATTGTGGGTTATAAAACTCGCTATTCAGCAATCCTCATTATTTTCACCATGCTGGTGGCAGTAGGACTGGCGTATCATGAAAATATCTTCACCCTGAATCAATACGGGGGTTGGATGATTGAACTTCATGTATTTTTTATTGTTTCCTCTCTGGCCATTATTCTTCTTGGTGCAGGTAAGTATTCTTTTGAATCTAGTGGAGTAAAATAA
- a CDS encoding TldD/PmbA family protein: protein MPLLQSQVAQDIIAHGISLGADFVDIFIERTHSENMVFKNSRAEDTQSGTLFGIGIRLIYGQQALYGYTNSTDREELLRITKLLASRINKAGKSVTVNFENLNYPKIPTIQDQEVDAKYKLAYLKKTDDALRADPKVAQVMLNFIKKKQFIEVYNSDGLYASEERPYIRLFHQLVMKDGNLQTEAFHGPGAIGGWEFMEKLNREEVVDTLLKQANTTLYAGACPAGKMPVVIDNGFGGVIFHEACGHLLETTSVEKKASVFWDKMGEQIAHSALSAVDDGTIAGAWGSLSIDDEGMPTQKTQLIENGVLKRFIADRMGEIKTGHKRTGSARRQSYKFAPASRMRNTYIEQGPHELADIIGSVPNGLYAKKMGGGSVNPATGQFNFAVQEAYLIKDGKITTPVRGATLIGTGPDIMAKISMVGKDLELMAGMCGSVSGSIPTTVGQPPVKVDEILVGGEA from the coding sequence ATGCCACTACTACAATCTCAAGTTGCTCAAGACATTATCGCTCATGGTATTTCTCTCGGTGCAGATTTCGTTGATATCTTCATCGAGAGGACCCATTCAGAAAATATGGTCTTCAAAAATTCTCGTGCTGAAGACACTCAGTCGGGAACTCTTTTTGGAATTGGTATTCGTTTGATTTATGGCCAGCAGGCCCTCTATGGTTATACAAATTCAACTGATCGCGAAGAACTTCTTCGTATCACCAAACTTCTGGCCTCAAGAATTAATAAGGCCGGAAAGTCAGTAACTGTTAATTTTGAAAATCTCAATTACCCGAAGATTCCTACCATTCAGGACCAGGAAGTAGATGCTAAATACAAGCTCGCTTACTTGAAGAAAACGGATGATGCTCTAAGAGCTGATCCGAAGGTCGCTCAGGTCATGTTGAACTTTATTAAAAAGAAACAGTTCATTGAGGTCTACAACTCTGATGGTCTTTATGCCTCGGAAGAAAGACCCTATATCCGTTTATTCCATCAGCTTGTGATGAAAGATGGCAATCTTCAAACTGAGGCCTTCCACGGTCCGGGCGCCATTGGCGGGTGGGAATTCATGGAAAAACTTAATCGTGAAGAAGTGGTGGACACACTTTTAAAACAGGCCAATACCACTCTATACGCTGGTGCTTGTCCCGCGGGAAAAATGCCAGTGGTGATCGATAATGGATTCGGTGGAGTTATTTTCCACGAGGCCTGCGGACACTTGCTTGAGACAACATCAGTTGAAAAGAAGGCGAGTGTGTTCTGGGACAAAATGGGAGAGCAGATCGCCCATAGCGCTTTATCGGCAGTCGATGATGGGACAATTGCTGGGGCATGGGGATCACTTTCAATTGATGATGAAGGGATGCCGACTCAGAAAACCCAGTTAATTGAAAATGGAGTCTTAAAGCGTTTCATTGCTGACCGCATGGGCGAAATCAAAACGGGCCACAAGCGCACAGGTTCTGCTCGTAGACAGTCTTACAAGTTTGCACCCGCTTCTCGCATGAGAAACACTTATATTGAACAAGGTCCTCATGAATTAGCAGACATCATCGGAAGTGTTCCTAATGGACTCTACGCTAAGAAAATGGGTGGCGGTTCGGTGAACCCGGCCACTGGTCAGTTTAACTTTGCGGTTCAAGAGGCCTATCTCATTAAGGACGGAAAAATTACGACTCCAGTTCGTGGGGCCACGCTAATTGGAACGGGCCCGGATATTATGGCGAAAATTTCGATGGTCGGAAAAGACCTGGAACTCATGGCCGGAATGTGCGGTTCGGTGAGTGGTAGTATCCCAACGACTGTCGGACAACCTCCAGTCAAAGTTGATGAAATTCTCGTGGGAGGTGAAGCATGA
- a CDS encoding TldD/PmbA family protein, giving the protein MKKIMERVINQITDHKAEADLIYSTSKALSMSAQNGEISSYKVSSSEILGVRVIKDGRVGISYTEALDEESLQFMIKHALQNAEISEPNPNERIMELTGHLADEESHPEPEVDIALKTKKALELESVVKMMDQRVVSVPHNGFSENEYKSLYLSSRGRSTSYLDKSYSISSSALLDEKGKKAIFYDFNLAKTFEELQWNKVIETSLFHARNLLEEETLPSGKYEVKFTEDCLKQLLDCFSNFYSGKSAMDKMNPWDQKLGAEVMSKDITIVDHPTYEHSFRTSLFDSEGVERKPLTLVKDGVLQSFYHNSMTANHFKTKTTGHASRSAGSSLGIAGNDLLVMGKNKKELPQRYLEVIQMDGLYSGANRVKGTFSVAIKGYVWEYGERTKTFGNITLSGNLMEMFMNVDVVGEGLEASRDHSFFSVPLIFHNLSIAGA; this is encoded by the coding sequence ATGAAAAAGATCATGGAAAGAGTGATTAACCAAATCACGGATCATAAAGCAGAAGCGGACCTGATTTACTCTACTTCAAAAGCACTTTCAATGAGTGCTCAGAATGGTGAAATCTCTTCTTATAAAGTATCTAGTTCTGAAATTCTTGGAGTAAGGGTCATTAAAGATGGCCGCGTGGGGATCTCTTATACTGAGGCCCTGGATGAAGAGTCGCTACAATTTATGATTAAGCATGCTCTTCAAAATGCTGAGATCAGTGAGCCGAATCCCAATGAGAGAATCATGGAGCTTACGGGACATCTTGCCGATGAGGAAAGTCATCCTGAGCCGGAAGTTGATATTGCTCTTAAAACCAAAAAGGCATTGGAACTAGAGTCAGTTGTAAAGATGATGGATCAGAGAGTTGTTTCTGTTCCACATAACGGTTTTTCGGAAAACGAATACAAATCCCTTTATCTTAGTTCTAGAGGTCGTTCGACTTCTTATTTGGACAAGAGTTATTCCATTAGCTCCTCGGCCCTCTTAGATGAGAAAGGGAAGAAGGCGATATTTTATGATTTCAATCTAGCCAAGACCTTTGAAGAACTTCAATGGAACAAGGTCATTGAGACATCACTCTTCCATGCACGGAATCTTTTAGAAGAAGAAACTCTTCCAAGTGGAAAGTATGAAGTGAAATTCACAGAGGATTGTTTGAAGCAGCTTCTGGATTGCTTTTCAAACTTCTATTCCGGCAAGTCGGCCATGGATAAAATGAATCCTTGGGATCAGAAGCTAGGTGCAGAAGTGATGTCGAAGGACATTACGATTGTTGATCACCCGACCTATGAGCATTCATTCAGGACATCGCTTTTTGACAGTGAAGGAGTGGAGAGAAAACCACTCACCTTGGTTAAAGATGGTGTGCTTCAAAGTTTCTATCATAATTCAATGACCGCTAATCATTTCAAGACCAAAACTACTGGACACGCTTCTCGAAGTGCAGGTAGTTCATTAGGCATCGCTGGAAATGATCTTCTGGTCATGGGTAAAAATAAAAAAGAACTTCCTCAGCGCTATCTTGAAGTTATTCAGATGGATGGTCTTTATTCTGGTGCCAATCGTGTGAAGGGGACTTTCTCTGTTGCCATCAAAGGTTACGTTTGGGAATACGGTGAAAGAACTAAGACCTTCGGCAATATTACTCTTTCTGGAAATCTCATGGAGATGTTCATGAACGTTGATGTTGTAGGAGAAGGGCTTGAAGCATCTAGGGACCATTCGTTTTTTAGCGTGCCATTAATCTTCCACAATCTATCAATTGCAGGCGCATAA
- a CDS encoding DsbA family protein, whose translation MNKSLSILTIGSLLYFASGCSQSPAQLQKALEDNPEILVNAIKKNPEKIMAALQVAAQESARNAQEVAAKEQEAKFEAEFKNPLKPELGTRESLGVVNAPITIVEYTDFQCPFCARGYQTMEQVRKTYGDKVRLVVKNLPLSNHPMAMPAAERFEALMLVKPDQAWAFYHEIFAHQDQLNGGGEKYLDSVVKKVGADLAKVKTLMASEKVQSLIRKDMEEAEKFSIQGTPGFIVAGVSVRGAYPFETFKQIIDRKLSEME comes from the coding sequence ATGAACAAGTCTCTCTCGATTCTCACCATTGGTTCTCTCCTTTATTTTGCAAGCGGTTGCTCTCAGAGTCCTGCTCAACTTCAAAAAGCTCTGGAGGATAATCCAGAAATTCTGGTGAATGCGATTAAAAAGAATCCTGAGAAGATCATGGCGGCCCTGCAAGTGGCGGCCCAGGAATCGGCCCGAAACGCGCAAGAAGTAGCGGCGAAAGAACAAGAGGCGAAGTTTGAAGCTGAGTTCAAAAATCCTCTGAAGCCAGAGTTAGGAACCAGAGAATCGTTGGGTGTTGTGAATGCTCCCATCACGATTGTGGAATACACAGATTTCCAGTGTCCTTTCTGCGCTCGAGGCTACCAAACCATGGAGCAAGTGAGAAAGACTTATGGAGATAAAGTTCGCTTAGTCGTGAAGAATCTTCCTCTTTCAAATCATCCCATGGCGATGCCGGCAGCGGAAAGATTTGAAGCGTTGATGCTTGTGAAACCAGATCAAGCTTGGGCCTTTTATCACGAGATCTTTGCTCACCAGGATCAACTCAATGGTGGCGGAGAAAAGTATCTGGACTCTGTGGTTAAAAAAGTTGGTGCGGATCTAGCAAAAGTAAAAACTCTGATGGCCTCTGAAAAGGTGCAGTCACTCATCAGAAAAGATATGGAAGAAGCGGAGAAGTTTTCTATTCAGGGTACGCCGGGCTTTATTGTGGCCGGAGTATCGGTAAGAGGAGCTTATCCGTTTGAGACCTTTAAACAAATTATTGATCGTAAATTAAGTGAAATGGAGTAA
- the trxA gene encoding thioredoxin, producing the protein MSLQQVNSSNFEQAVLNSDKPVLVDFWAEWCGPCRVLGPVLEEISGEIGTKANIVKLNVDESRDLAMKYGIRGIPTMILFKNGQVVNTLVGNQPKDVILKSIDAL; encoded by the coding sequence ATGAGTCTACAACAAGTGAACAGTTCAAACTTCGAACAAGCAGTTTTAAATTCTGATAAACCGGTCCTCGTGGATTTTTGGGCCGAATGGTGTGGTCCTTGTCGCGTGCTGGGTCCAGTGCTGGAAGAAATCTCGGGAGAGATTGGAACTAAAGCAAATATCGTAAAACTAAACGTTGATGAGTCACGTGACCTTGCTATGAAATATGGTATCCGCGGTATCCCAACTATGATCCTCTTTAAGAATGGTCAGGTGGTAAATACTCTCGTAGGTAATCAACCAAAAGATGTTATTTTAAAGAGCATTGACGCTCTTTAA
- a CDS encoding ArsR/SmtB family transcription factor, protein MKKPDRPALKKIQISSIFNALSDPARIEIIRELLEKNEISCGECKSTLSKSTMSHHFKVLRETGFIEKREEGKTHYISLRVDEIEKRVPGLIEVLRSLKSPL, encoded by the coding sequence ATGAAGAAACCCGACAGACCTGCTCTAAAGAAAATTCAGATCTCAAGTATCTTTAATGCTCTAAGTGATCCTGCGAGGATTGAGATCATTCGAGAACTTTTAGAAAAGAATGAAATCAGTTGTGGAGAATGCAAAAGCACTCTTTCTAAGTCCACAATGTCCCATCACTTCAAGGTTTTAAGAGAGACAGGATTTATCGAAAAAAGAGAAGAAGGTAAGACCCACTATATTTCTCTCAGGGTCGATGAAATTGAAAAAAGAGTTCCGGGACTTATTGAGGTCTTACGCTCACTCAAGTCTCCCCTTTAA
- the lon gene encoding endopeptidase La, protein MQLLPVLSVRESVILPGSALPLRVGRKQSIEAVEAAQKNGNMILAVSQKSGYDHDHVEIDDLRTIGTLAQIDRIRGNAKDGYQIFLRGVSRYRVNQFSMKDGYIAAAAEEWKDVMDGDPSTFATMLDVMKNMSEKILQLLPNDTRLLSELVKEMNDLSHLTYLTAANLDIDSQKKQEILETAGLKDRSLKVLEAMQKMKDELEVQVEIRNKLGHKLGKHQRETILREQLRTIQEELGDIEKGEEKDDLRKKIVDAGMPEETLKVALDEFKRLESMGPNSPESHVIRNYLDLLVALPWKKNATESEIADLDLEKAREILDAEHYGLDKIKKRVLQHLAVMKLKKTSRGQILLLVGPPGVGKTSLGQSIAKALGRKFVRGSLGGVRDDAEIRGHRRTYIGAMPGRIIQGIKRAGENNPVFMLDEIDKLGRGFQGDPAAALLEVLDPEQNATFLDHYLDVPFDLSNVFFIATANSLDTIPCPLLDRMEIIDLSGYTTAEKLHIAKNHLIPKQWTEHGLSDDQLVISDEALLKLINSYTREAGVRDLQRKIVTLCRAMAEKVLSKDSVLPIRIELADIEEVFGNERFTHEVANTMNPPGVATGLAWTPQGGEILFIEANLMPGKGSLILTGQLGEVMRESTQIALSLVRSRLAHAIPGFEFERKDIHVHVPAGAIPKDGPSAGITMLTTIASLLTGRSISPKLAMTGELTLRGAVMPVGGIKEKLIAAHRAGIEKVILSKRNQKDLKDVPEEVRHGLKIELVETAAEVLKIALDLDATEDFVPQGFKENIQEVPTAM, encoded by the coding sequence ATGCAATTGCTGCCAGTTTTATCTGTGAGAGAAAGCGTAATTTTACCGGGCAGCGCCCTCCCGTTACGAGTAGGACGCAAACAAAGTATTGAAGCTGTTGAGGCCGCTCAAAAAAATGGGAACATGATTTTGGCCGTGTCCCAGAAGAGTGGATATGATCACGACCATGTGGAAATTGATGACCTGAGAACCATCGGTACTCTTGCCCAGATTGATCGCATTCGTGGAAATGCCAAAGATGGTTATCAAATTTTTCTTCGAGGAGTTTCTCGTTACCGCGTAAACCAATTCAGCATGAAAGACGGTTATATTGCCGCCGCCGCTGAAGAGTGGAAAGACGTGATGGATGGTGATCCATCAACTTTTGCAACGATGCTTGATGTGATGAAAAACATGTCAGAGAAAATCTTGCAGCTTCTTCCGAATGATACCCGATTACTGTCAGAGCTTGTGAAAGAGATGAATGATCTTTCTCATCTGACTTATTTGACCGCTGCGAATCTGGATATTGACTCCCAGAAGAAACAAGAGATTCTGGAGACCGCGGGTCTAAAAGACCGTTCGCTCAAGGTCCTTGAGGCCATGCAGAAGATGAAAGATGAGCTAGAGGTCCAGGTTGAAATTAGAAATAAACTTGGCCACAAACTCGGTAAGCATCAGCGTGAAACAATTTTACGTGAACAGTTGAGAACCATTCAGGAAGAGTTAGGTGATATCGAGAAAGGTGAAGAGAAAGACGATCTTCGCAAAAAAATTGTTGATGCAGGAATGCCAGAAGAAACCCTCAAGGTCGCACTGGATGAATTTAAACGCCTGGAGAGTATGGGGCCAAATTCTCCTGAATCTCATGTGATTCGAAATTACTTGGATCTTTTGGTGGCACTACCTTGGAAGAAAAATGCGACTGAATCAGAGATCGCTGACCTGGATCTTGAAAAGGCCCGAGAGATCCTGGATGCTGAACACTATGGTCTGGATAAGATCAAAAAACGTGTGCTTCAACATCTGGCGGTCATGAAACTTAAAAAAACCAGTCGAGGACAAATCCTTCTTCTCGTTGGACCTCCCGGAGTTGGTAAGACCTCGTTAGGTCAAAGTATCGCGAAGGCATTGGGCCGAAAATTTGTGCGCGGAAGTTTAGGGGGAGTAAGAGACGACGCCGAAATCCGCGGACACCGTCGCACTTATATCGGAGCAATGCCTGGTCGAATCATTCAGGGAATTAAACGTGCAGGAGAAAACAATCCGGTCTTTATGCTGGATGAGATCGATAAACTTGGCCGTGGTTTCCAAGGCGATCCGGCCGCCGCACTTCTGGAAGTTCTTGATCCTGAACAGAACGCTACGTTCTTAGATCATTACTTAGACGTGCCATTTGATTTATCGAATGTGTTCTTTATTGCGACTGCCAATAGTCTCGATACAATTCCATGCCCGTTACTTGACCGTATGGAGATCATTGATCTCTCGGGTTACACAACGGCCGAGAAACTACACATCGCAAAGAATCACTTGATTCCTAAGCAGTGGACTGAACACGGACTCTCAGATGATCAGTTAGTGATTTCAGATGAGGCCCTTTTGAAGCTCATCAATTCGTATACTCGTGAAGCAGGGGTGCGTGATCTGCAAAGAAAGATCGTGACTCTATGTCGAGCGATGGCGGAAAAAGTTCTTTCTAAAGACTCGGTTCTGCCAATAAGAATTGAACTCGCTGACATCGAGGAAGTGTTTGGTAACGAGCGCTTTACTCATGAGGTGGCCAACACCATGAACCCTCCAGGAGTGGCAACTGGACTTGCCTGGACTCCACAAGGTGGTGAGATTCTCTTCATTGAAGCGAATCTTATGCCGGGTAAGGGAAGCTTGATCCTTACCGGGCAATTGGGTGAAGTCATGAGAGAATCGACTCAGATTGCTCTAAGTTTGGTTCGTTCTCGTCTGGCCCATGCTATTCCGGGCTTTGAGTTTGAACGAAAGGACATTCACGTTCACGTTCCGGCGGGGGCAATTCCAAAGGATGGTCCGTCAGCGGGTATCACCATGCTTACGACCATTGCTTCACTTTTAACTGGTCGAAGCATCAGTCCTAAACTTGCTATGACTGGTGAGCTGACTCTCAGAGGTGCTGTAATGCCAGTAGGAGGAATCAAAGAAAAACTCATTGCTGCTCACCGAGCAGGCATTGAGAAAGTGATTCTTTCGAAACGAAATCAGAAGGATTTGAAAGATGTTCCAGAAGAAGTTCGTCACGGGCTCAAGATTGAATTGGTGGAAACAGCAGCAGAAGTTTTAAAAATTGCTCTTGATTTGGATGCAACTGAGGATTTTGTTCCTCAAGGATTCAAAGAGAATATTCAAGAGGTCCCAACCGCCATGTAA
- a CDS encoding Rrf2 family transcriptional regulator, whose product MAAVNTQFSIAIHIMVCIGSAKKDMTSATLASSVNAYPSFVRRILSKLSKAGLVETSTGKTGSSTLGKKPKDITLLDIYRAVEAPKAFAIHKYPEQKICEVSCGIKECMEKVLDKTQKAMEDSLKKTTLADVIKDMK is encoded by the coding sequence ATGGCCGCAGTAAATACTCAGTTTTCAATCGCAATTCACATCATGGTTTGTATTGGCAGTGCCAAGAAAGACATGACTTCAGCTACCCTCGCTAGCAGTGTGAATGCGTATCCAAGTTTTGTCAGAAGAATTCTTTCGAAGTTATCAAAAGCAGGGTTGGTTGAAACATCGACCGGGAAGACTGGCTCCTCAACTCTGGGTAAGAAACCAAAAGACATTACTCTTCTTGATATCTATCGTGCAGTGGAAGCTCCGAAGGCCTTCGCTATTCACAAATATCCAGAACAAAAAATTTGTGAAGTAAGTTGCGGTATTAAAGAGTGTATGGAAAAGGTCCTGGATAAGACCCAGAAAGCGATGGAGGATAGCCTTAAAAAGACCACCCTCGCAGATGTCATCAAAGATATGAAATAA
- a CDS encoding alpha/beta fold hydrolase produces MKIVFMLFSLIMMPLALAQTATDKIDTVVFVHGAFADGSSWNKVITSLQKSKINVISVQNPLTSLADDAAAAKRVIEAQPGKVLLVGHSWGGAVISEAGNNEKVAGLVYVAAFAPNDGQSANESVKAFPAAPGIQKLSPDTNGYISLSKEIMATDFAQDLKKDETNLMTATQGPIAGKCFDDKVTTAAWKTKPNWYIVTSKDRMINPDAQKNLAKQMNATVTTIGSSHVPMISRPKEVAKVITDALKKLNSQVEQPKSASN; encoded by the coding sequence ATGAAAATAGTATTCATGTTATTTAGTTTGATCATGATGCCACTGGCGCTGGCCCAAACTGCCACTGATAAAATCGATACAGTGGTCTTTGTTCATGGCGCATTCGCTGACGGTTCCAGCTGGAACAAAGTCATTACCTCTCTACAAAAATCAAAGATCAATGTGATCTCAGTTCAAAATCCCCTGACCTCTCTTGCCGATGATGCCGCTGCTGCAAAACGAGTGATAGAAGCTCAACCTGGAAAAGTTCTTCTGGTAGGACATTCATGGGGTGGTGCTGTGATTTCTGAAGCGGGAAATAATGAAAAGGTAGCGGGCCTGGTTTATGTGGCGGCATTCGCTCCCAATGATGGCCAATCAGCAAACGAGTCAGTCAAGGCCTTTCCAGCAGCACCTGGGATTCAAAAACTTTCACCGGATACAAATGGTTATATATCTCTTTCAAAAGAAATCATGGCGACTGATTTTGCCCAAGACTTAAAAAAGGATGAGACCAATCTCATGACAGCAACTCAGGGTCCAATTGCAGGGAAATGTTTTGATGATAAGGTCACCACTGCGGCCTGGAAAACAAAACCCAACTGGTACATTGTGACCTCTAAAGACCGTATGATTAATCCGGATGCTCAGAAAAATCTGGCAAAACAAATGAACGCGACGGTGACCACCATTGGCTCAAGTCACGTGCCTATGATTTCAAGACCTAAGGAAGTGGCGAAAGTCATTACTGATGCTCTTAAAAAGCTCAATAGCCAGGTTGAACAACCTAAGTCTGCGTCTAACTAG
- a CDS encoding alpha/beta hydrolase, which yields MANQSTEQYESHPDSKTQKFLDALNASGGKPMEQLSPDEARKVLEGAQKSVKVNLGAAEVSDKAIEVDGKKINLKIVRPENASEKLPVFMYFHGGGWVIGDYPTHERLIRDLVAESGCCAVYVDYTRSPEAQYPISINQAYAATQWVAEHGDEINVDGSRLAVAGNSAGGNMAIAVTSMAKDKGGPDIRFQLLLWPVTNAFFETESYNQFAENHFLTKNMMKWFWDNYAPDEKDRQNKYASPLQATSSDFKDFPPTLVQTAECDVLRDEGEAFARKLDEAGVSVTTTRYVGMIHDFGLLNPLAELPEVRSHILQASQELKKYLQLH from the coding sequence ATGGCCAATCAATCTACTGAACAATACGAGTCCCATCCAGATAGTAAGACCCAAAAATTTTTGGACGCTCTCAATGCTTCTGGAGGAAAGCCAATGGAACAACTCTCTCCAGATGAAGCAAGAAAGGTCCTTGAAGGTGCACAGAAAAGTGTCAAAGTTAATTTAGGTGCGGCCGAAGTTTCAGATAAAGCAATTGAAGTCGATGGAAAAAAAATAAATCTCAAAATAGTAAGACCAGAAAATGCTTCAGAGAAACTTCCGGTTTTCATGTATTTTCATGGTGGCGGATGGGTCATTGGCGATTATCCGACTCATGAACGTCTGATTCGTGATCTTGTGGCAGAATCTGGCTGCTGTGCTGTTTATGTGGATTATACCCGTTCACCCGAGGCCCAGTATCCAATTTCAATCAATCAGGCCTATGCCGCAACTCAATGGGTGGCCGAGCATGGTGACGAAATTAACGTGGACGGCTCTCGTTTAGCGGTTGCAGGAAATAGTGCCGGCGGAAACATGGCAATTGCTGTTACATCAATGGCAAAAGATAAGGGTGGACCGGACATTCGCTTTCAACTTCTTTTATGGCCAGTGACGAATGCCTTCTTTGAAACTGAATCTTATAATCAATTTGCTGAAAATCATTTTCTGACTAAGAACATGATGAAGTGGTTCTGGGACAATTATGCACCTGATGAGAAAGACCGTCAGAACAAGTACGCCTCGCCACTACAGGCAACATCTTCTGATTTTAAAGACTTCCCACCAACTCTCGTGCAAACCGCAGAATGTGACGTACTTCGTGACGAAGGTGAGGCCTTTGCTCGCAAGTTAGATGAAGCGGGCGTCAGTGTGACGACCACTCGTTATGTGGGTATGATTCATGACTTTGGTCTCTTGAATCCTCTAGCGGAACTTCCGGAAGTAAGATCACACATTCTTCAGGCCTCGCAAGAGCTTAAAAAATACCTGCAACTTCACTAA